The Glycine soja cultivar W05 chromosome 8, ASM419377v2, whole genome shotgun sequence genome has a window encoding:
- the LOC114421886 gene encoding glycine-rich RNA-binding protein 2, mitochondrial-like isoform X3, with protein MYVKTACCFTPSLRKMLYCVSDINLKFTVMRIASALVNGSALHFHLPRFLYVRHHSSIKLFVTGLSYDTNEPVLRDAFGQHGEIIEVKVICDHVTGKSRGYGFVRFLSETIAAATHKEMNGQILDGRCIRVSYAHKD; from the exons ATGTATGTGAAAACGGCTTGTTGTTTCACCCCTAGCCTGCGGAAAATGCTTTATTGTGTTTCGGATATCAATTTAAAGTTCACAGTTATGCGAATAGCCAGTGCATTAGTGAATGGCAGCGCTCTTCATTTCCACTTACCTAGATTTCTATATGTGCGTCATCATTCATCAATCAAGTTGTTTGTCACAG GGCTTTCCTATGATACCAATGAACCGGTTCTGAGAGATGCCTTTGGGCAACATGGTGAAATCATTGAAG ttAAAGTAATATGTGATCATGTGACTGGAAAATCAAGAGGATATGGATTTGTGCGGTTCCTTTCTGAAACTATAGCTGCTGCAACTCACAAAGAAATGAATGGCcag ATACTGGATGGAAGATGCATTCGAGTGAGTTATGCACACAAAG aTTAG
- the LOC114421886 gene encoding small RNA-binding protein 11, chloroplastic-like isoform X1, protein MYVKTACCFTPSLRKMLYCVSDINLKFTVMRIASALVNGSALHFHLPRFLYVRHHSSIKLFVTGLSYDTNEPVLRDAFGQHGEIIEVKVICDHVTGKSRGYGFVRFLSETIAAATHKEMNGQILDGRCIRVSYAHKDLGNLSLSAALKLSHCSSDDALDAPVKTLTNGFGSKPAFEPRVLKRTRGSLDRVKKPPTADKAFQDCLKDPFLVGAPKMVFFLTIFKLLINGFGM, encoded by the exons ATGTATGTGAAAACGGCTTGTTGTTTCACCCCTAGCCTGCGGAAAATGCTTTATTGTGTTTCGGATATCAATTTAAAGTTCACAGTTATGCGAATAGCCAGTGCATTAGTGAATGGCAGCGCTCTTCATTTCCACTTACCTAGATTTCTATATGTGCGTCATCATTCATCAATCAAGTTGTTTGTCACAG GGCTTTCCTATGATACCAATGAACCGGTTCTGAGAGATGCCTTTGGGCAACATGGTGAAATCATTGAAG ttAAAGTAATATGTGATCATGTGACTGGAAAATCAAGAGGATATGGATTTGTGCGGTTCCTTTCTGAAACTATAGCTGCTGCAACTCACAAAGAAATGAATGGCcag ATACTGGATGGAAGATGCATTCGAGTGAGTTATGCACACAAAG ATTTGGGGAACCTATCTCTCTCCGCGGCTCTCAAACTCTCTCACTGCTCCTCCGATGATGCCCTTGACGCTCCTGTCAAAACCCTAACCAATGGCTTCGGTTCCAAACCTGCCTTCGAACCTCGGGTTTTGAAGCGCACCCGTGGCTCCCTGGATCGGGTCAAGAAGCCCCCCACCGCCGACAAGGCCTTCCAAGATTGCCTCAAAGATCCTTTTCTAGTTGGCGCTCCCAagatggtattttttttaacaatcttTAAATTACTGATTAATGGATTCGGCATGTAA
- the LOC114421886 gene encoding glycine-rich RNA-binding protein 2, mitochondrial-like isoform X2 has translation MYVKTACCFTPSLRKMLYCVSDINLKFTVMRIASALVNGSALHFHLPRFLYVRHHSSIKLFVTGLSYDTNEPVLRDAFGQHGEIIEVKVICDHVTGKSRGYGFVRFLSETIAAATHKEMNGQILDGRCIRVSYAHKGERLSLPNNA, from the exons ATGTATGTGAAAACGGCTTGTTGTTTCACCCCTAGCCTGCGGAAAATGCTTTATTGTGTTTCGGATATCAATTTAAAGTTCACAGTTATGCGAATAGCCAGTGCATTAGTGAATGGCAGCGCTCTTCATTTCCACTTACCTAGATTTCTATATGTGCGTCATCATTCATCAATCAAGTTGTTTGTCACAG GGCTTTCCTATGATACCAATGAACCGGTTCTGAGAGATGCCTTTGGGCAACATGGTGAAATCATTGAAG ttAAAGTAATATGTGATCATGTGACTGGAAAATCAAGAGGATATGGATTTGTGCGGTTCCTTTCTGAAACTATAGCTGCTGCAACTCACAAAGAAATGAATGGCcag ATACTGGATGGAAGATGCATTCGAGTGAGTTATGCACACAAAGGTGAGCGACTAAGTCTGCCAAACAATGCATAA